The proteins below come from a single Candidatus Chlamydia sanziniae genomic window:
- a CDS encoding inorganic phosphate transporter yields the protein MLALIIFVLLCGFYASWNIGANDVANAVGPSVGSGVLTLRQAVLVAVIFEFLGALLLGDRVAGTIESSIVSVSDPLITSGDYIYGMTAALLATGVWLQLASFFGWPVSTTHSIVGAVLGFGLVLGKGSIIYWNSVAVILIGWIASPLIGGCVAYLVFSFIRRHIFYKNDPVLAMVRIAPFLAALVMITLGTIVVLGGLISRIVAIPWAMGIVFLCGLVTYGAMFFYVHTSRCSYIADSPKEGSLTYRLKKHGGNYGRKYLIVERIFAYLQVIIACFMAFAHGSNDVANAIAPVAGVLRQAYPSIYSSYTLMLLMAFGGIGLVIGLAVWGWRVIETVGCKITELTPSRGFSVGMGAAITIALASVLGLPISTTHVVVGAVLGIGLARGIQAINLNIIKDIIMSWFITLPAGAMLSIFFFFALRALFH from the coding sequence ATGCTCGCTTTAATTATTTTTGTTCTTCTTTGTGGTTTCTACGCTTCCTGGAATATAGGAGCTAATGATGTTGCCAATGCAGTTGGCCCTAGTGTAGGATCAGGAGTTCTGACATTACGCCAGGCTGTCCTTGTCGCGGTAATTTTTGAATTTTTAGGCGCTCTACTTCTAGGAGATCGTGTAGCAGGAACGATAGAAAGTAGTATTGTTTCTGTTTCTGATCCTCTAATCACATCAGGAGATTATATTTATGGCATGACAGCAGCCTTATTAGCAACTGGGGTGTGGCTACAGCTCGCCTCATTTTTCGGTTGGCCGGTGTCCACAACGCATTCTATAGTCGGTGCTGTTCTTGGTTTCGGCTTGGTTTTGGGAAAAGGATCCATAATTTATTGGAATTCCGTAGCAGTGATTTTAATCGGTTGGATCGCCTCTCCTTTAATCGGAGGATGCGTAGCCTACCTTGTTTTTTCTTTTATCCGTAGGCATATCTTTTATAAGAATGACCCTGTCTTAGCCATGGTGCGTATAGCGCCTTTTCTTGCTGCTTTGGTAATGATTACCTTGGGGACTATAGTGGTTTTAGGAGGCTTGATCTCACGTATTGTTGCCATTCCTTGGGCTATGGGAATCGTTTTTCTTTGTGGTCTTGTGACTTATGGGGCAATGTTTTTCTATGTCCATACTTCGCGGTGTTCTTACATTGCTGACTCACCAAAAGAGGGAAGTCTTACCTACCGCTTAAAAAAACACGGCGGTAATTATGGCAGGAAATACCTAATTGTAGAGAGGATTTTCGCTTACTTACAAGTCATCATTGCTTGCTTTATGGCTTTTGCTCATGGATCTAATGATGTCGCAAATGCCATAGCGCCTGTTGCTGGGGTTTTACGTCAGGCATATCCCAGCATCTATTCTTCCTATACCCTGATGTTGTTGATGGCTTTTGGTGGTATAGGCTTGGTCATAGGCTTAGCTGTTTGGGGATGGCGTGTTATAGAAACTGTAGGGTGTAAAATTACGGAACTCACTCCCTCTCGAGGTTTTTCCGTGGGAATGGGGGCTGCAATTACAATAGCTTTAGCCTCTGTCCTAGGGCTGCCTATATCGACTACTCATGTTGTTGTAGGAGCTGTCTTGGGAATAGGCCTTGCCCGTGGAATCCAAGCAATTAATTTAAACATAATTAAAGATATTATCATGTCTTGGTTTATCACACTTCCTGCAGGAGCTATGCTATCAATATTCTTTTTCTTTGCTTTAAGAGCATTATTCCATTAA
- a CDS encoding TIGR00153 family protein, whose product MQTLARLFGQSPFAPLQAHLEVVTSCVNQIFPMFTALRDGRYEELLEMAKIVSDKEYQADCIKNDMRNHLPVGLFMPISRAGILEIISIQDSIADTAEDVAILLTIRHLSFYPSMEGLFFQFLEKNLEAFKLTMTLLHEFNQLLESSFGGRKADKARVLVGHVAKTEHESDVLQRELMQVFFSDDFVISEKEFYLWLQVIRRTAGISDSSEKLAHRINMTLEEK is encoded by the coding sequence ATGCAAACTCTTGCTCGTCTATTCGGACAGTCTCCTTTTGCTCCTTTACAGGCACATTTAGAAGTTGTGACTTCTTGTGTAAACCAAATCTTTCCTATGTTTACAGCATTGCGAGACGGAAGATATGAAGAATTGCTGGAGATGGCTAAAATTGTCTCTGACAAAGAATATCAAGCAGATTGTATAAAAAATGATATGCGGAATCACCTTCCTGTAGGATTGTTTATGCCCATATCCCGTGCAGGCATTTTAGAAATTATTTCTATACAAGATAGCATTGCTGATACAGCCGAAGATGTAGCTATTCTACTTACTATTAGGCATTTAAGCTTTTATCCCTCCATGGAAGGTCTATTTTTCCAATTTTTAGAAAAAAATTTAGAAGCTTTCAAATTAACAATGACGTTGCTCCATGAATTTAATCAGTTACTGGAAAGCTCATTTGGAGGTAGAAAAGCAGATAAAGCACGTGTATTGGTAGGTCATGTGGCTAAAACGGAACATGAGTCTGATGTTTTACAGCGCGAACTAATGCAAGTCTTTTTTTCTGATGATTTTGTCATTTCTGAAAAAGAATTTTATCTTTGGCTACAGGTGATTCGAAGAACTGCAGGGATTTCTGATAGCTCAGAAAAACTTGCACATAGAATTAACATGACGCTAGAAGAAAAGTAA
- a CDS encoding ABC transporter ATP-binding protein, translating to MASVPILQVKDLSITLEKKRQRYTIVDALSFELYKGQTLAIIGESGSGKSVTALSLLKLLPSPPFSVTGQVSFQECNLLTAPRVFLQKVVGTKISMIFQNPQSSLNPVFTIEQQFQEVIRTHLLLSPRESRVKIIQSLKETGFHHPESCLCLYPHQLSGGMLQRICIAMALLCSPQILIADEPTTALDVSVQYQILQLLKTLQEKTGMSLLIITHNMGVVAETADEVLVLYAGHMAEQAPVMQIFHNPSHPYTRDLLASRPSLQTSQHSFPTIPGQPPHYAAFPSGCCYHPRCSKSLKKCSIHSPNTHDLRDDHKVRCWLYDR from the coding sequence ATGGCTAGTGTTCCTATTTTACAGGTAAAAGACTTATCAATAACGTTAGAAAAAAAACGCCAACGCTATACTATCGTTGACGCTCTATCTTTCGAGCTTTATAAAGGTCAAACGCTTGCTATTATTGGCGAATCAGGTTCTGGGAAATCTGTAACAGCACTCTCTTTACTTAAGCTATTGCCCTCTCCTCCTTTTTCAGTCACAGGACAGGTAAGTTTTCAAGAATGTAATTTACTCACAGCCCCGCGAGTTTTCCTTCAAAAAGTCGTAGGGACAAAAATCAGCATGATTTTTCAAAACCCTCAATCGTCACTCAACCCTGTATTCACGATTGAACAACAATTTCAAGAAGTCATCCGCACACATCTTTTGCTGTCACCACGAGAAAGTCGTGTAAAAATCATCCAATCTCTTAAAGAAACAGGCTTTCACCATCCCGAATCCTGTCTCTGTTTGTATCCTCATCAGCTTTCAGGAGGTATGTTACAGCGTATTTGCATTGCCATGGCTTTGTTGTGTTCTCCTCAGATCCTCATCGCTGACGAGCCTACAACAGCTTTGGATGTTTCTGTACAATATCAAATTCTTCAACTGTTAAAAACCCTCCAAGAAAAAACCGGAATGAGTCTTTTAATTATCACTCACAATATGGGTGTGGTTGCTGAAACCGCTGATGAAGTCCTAGTACTCTACGCCGGACATATGGCAGAACAAGCCCCTGTTATGCAAATCTTTCACAACCCCTCACATCCCTATACGCGTGACCTCTTAGCTTCCCGACCTTCTTTACAAACCTCACAACACTCTTTTCCAACCATCCCTGGACAACCTCCTCATTACGCAGCCTTCCCCTCAGGATGTTGTTATCATCCACGATGTTCAAAATCTTTAAAAAAATGTTCTATACACTCACCTAATACCCATGATTTACGTGATGACCATAAAGTGAGGTGCTGGCTTTATGACCGCTAA
- a CDS encoding oligopeptide/dipeptide ABC transporter ATP-binding protein, producing the protein MTANFSLSPLIAASSLTKHYYKRLHWFQKKAIVNRAVDDISFTLYPKNAVGLIGESGSGKSTLALCLAGLLPLTSGFLSFNGLPIKLNSRGGRQQLRSQVRLVFQNPQASLNPRKTIFDSLSHSLLYHKLIPKENLLTTVTESLEFVGLSADYFYRYPHQLSGGQQQRVSIARALLGAPNLIICDEIVSALDLSIQAQILNMLQELQRQLNLSYLFISHDLAVVRSFCSEVLIMYRGQIVEAGPTEQIFASPQHPYTQMLLSSQLPDSPDQRKKNSILQKYQTVPLETPQTSGCVFYSRCPYRQSLCKDGPIPSKRKWSHTSRCIQ; encoded by the coding sequence ATGACCGCTAACTTTTCCTTATCTCCTCTCATTGCTGCATCTTCTTTAACAAAACATTATTATAAACGCTTACACTGGTTCCAAAAAAAAGCAATTGTTAATCGTGCCGTTGATGATATTTCCTTCACACTTTATCCCAAAAACGCAGTGGGACTTATTGGAGAATCAGGGTCGGGGAAAAGTACGTTAGCTCTCTGTCTTGCAGGACTTTTACCGTTAACCTCAGGATTTTTATCTTTTAATGGTCTTCCTATTAAATTAAATTCTAGGGGTGGACGTCAACAATTGCGTTCTCAGGTACGGCTAGTCTTTCAAAACCCTCAGGCGTCATTAAATCCTAGAAAAACGATTTTTGACAGTCTCAGCCACTCCCTGCTTTATCACAAACTCATTCCCAAAGAAAATTTATTGACAACAGTGACAGAATCCTTAGAGTTCGTAGGTCTTTCTGCAGATTATTTCTATCGTTATCCGCATCAGTTATCTGGAGGGCAACAACAACGCGTCTCTATAGCACGCGCTCTACTTGGAGCTCCGAACCTCATCATTTGCGATGAAATTGTTTCCGCTTTAGATTTATCGATACAAGCACAGATTTTAAATATGCTTCAAGAGCTTCAGCGACAACTAAATCTGAGCTATCTCTTTATTTCTCATGACCTTGCAGTAGTGCGTTCTTTTTGTTCAGAAGTTTTAATTATGTATAGGGGGCAAATCGTTGAAGCAGGACCTACAGAGCAAATCTTCGCTTCTCCACAGCATCCCTATACTCAGATGCTATTAAGCTCTCAACTTCCTGATTCCCCAGACCAAAGAAAAAAAAATTCTATTTTACAAAAATATCAAACAGTACCCCTTGAAACTCCTCAAACTTCTGGTTGTGTGTTTTATAGTCGCTGTCCTTATCGACAATCTTTATGTAAGGACGGTCCTATACCAAGCAAGAGAAAATGGAGTCACACTTCCCGGTGTATTCAATAA
- a CDS encoding ParB/RepB/Spo0J family partition protein translates to MTDDVSKDTKDTIVEVPIGDIRVSPFQPRKRFSDEELYELIASIKSVGLIHPPVVREIRSGDRVLYYELIAGERRWRALLLAGYTTIPVVLKPVITDNVAAEATLIENIQRVNLNPIEMAEAFKKLIHVFGLTQDKVAYKVGKKRSTVANYLRLLTLSTTIQESICLGKITLGHAKVILMLEDPELREQLNEVIVSQHLAVRETEVFARKLLVQDRPVMCEKIAHVLPACSLEKCQELQQRLSDRYECKVRVKACGLQTKVSFHLKNPEELQKLENYLMEKT, encoded by the coding sequence GTGACTGACGACGTCAGCAAGGATACAAAGGATACAATTGTAGAAGTGCCCATTGGTGATATTCGGGTAAGTCCCTTTCAACCTCGAAAGAGATTTTCTGATGAAGAACTATACGAATTAATAGCATCTATAAAATCGGTAGGGTTAATTCACCCTCCTGTGGTTCGTGAGATTCGTAGTGGAGACAGAGTATTATACTATGAACTCATTGCGGGTGAGCGTCGCTGGCGAGCCTTGTTGTTGGCTGGTTATACCACGATTCCTGTTGTATTGAAGCCTGTGATTACGGATAATGTAGCTGCTGAAGCTACGCTCATTGAGAATATCCAGAGGGTAAATTTAAATCCTATAGAGATGGCAGAAGCTTTTAAAAAATTAATCCATGTCTTTGGTTTGACACAAGACAAGGTTGCTTATAAGGTGGGGAAGAAACGTTCCACCGTTGCGAATTATCTGCGTCTTCTTACTCTATCAACAACAATACAGGAAAGTATTTGTCTAGGAAAGATTACTTTAGGTCATGCTAAGGTAATTCTCATGCTTGAAGATCCTGAATTAAGAGAGCAACTCAATGAGGTCATTGTAAGTCAACATTTAGCCGTACGTGAGACTGAGGTTTTTGCTAGAAAACTGTTAGTCCAGGACCGTCCTGTAATGTGCGAAAAGATTGCTCATGTGTTGCCCGCCTGCTCTTTAGAAAAATGCCAGGAATTGCAGCAACGTCTAAGTGATCGTTATGAGTGTAAAGTACGAGTAAAAGCTTGCGGCCTACAGACTAAGGTGTCTTTTCATTTGAAAAATCCTGAAGAGCTACAAAAACTAGAAAATTACCTTATGGAAAAGACTTAG
- a CDS encoding polysaccharide deacetylase family protein, with translation MFIVLAFRQVFFSSIPLQLDRLKRYLLLLKQTFLLILPGDPIVGTCVMLTFDFASVDFYSHIFPFLHEHGIPAVVGIAWRYVPPNTALTLPLTYRLATSEVLAFQDEIFSKHMPFCCQQELSHMTTSPYIQFASSGFALRNLQNSPPYLITEVFLSKHYLETMLEKKPLAFVFPFGKSDRASQDFVAQHYSYSFVLGNTINLKSKTHNIYRLDMQPSYYTLPNSYSSRHLKNWLLMKFRQWRVRSHLKLLKED, from the coding sequence ATGTTTATCGTCTTAGCTTTTCGCCAGGTTTTTTTTTCCTCTATTCCCCTCCAATTAGATCGATTAAAAAGATATCTACTCCTTCTTAAGCAAACCTTTCTCTTGATTCTTCCTGGGGATCCTATTGTAGGAACCTGTGTCATGCTCACCTTTGACTTTGCTTCTGTGGATTTTTATTCTCATATTTTTCCCTTCCTTCACGAACATGGCATTCCTGCCGTCGTCGGCATAGCATGGCGTTATGTACCACCCAATACGGCTTTAACACTCCCTTTAACTTATCGTTTAGCAACTTCTGAAGTATTAGCATTTCAAGATGAAATCTTTTCTAAGCATATGCCTTTCTGCTGCCAACAAGAACTTTCTCACATGACAACTAGCCCTTATATCCAATTCGCATCTTCAGGGTTTGCTCTAAGAAATTTACAGAACTCTCCTCCCTACCTAATTACCGAAGTTTTCCTTTCTAAGCACTACTTAGAAACAATGCTAGAGAAAAAACCTTTGGCTTTCGTCTTTCCTTTTGGGAAATCCGATCGGGCAAGCCAAGATTTCGTTGCCCAACACTATTCCTATTCCTTTGTTCTTGGAAACACGATAAATTTGAAAAGTAAAACACATAATATTTATCGTTTAGATATGCAGCCTTCGTATTATACTCTGCCGAATTCCTATAGTTCGCGGCACTTGAAAAATTGGCTTCTTATGAAATTCCGCCAATGGCGTGTGCGATCGCACCTAAAACTTCTCAAAGAAGATTAG
- a CDS encoding SufS family cysteine desulfurase, whose translation MQCLKKDFPIFAAKEKEQESFIYLDSAATTHKPQQVVDAITNFYTTSYATINRSVYSSSRNVTEEFTRVRSKIRKWIGAAYDDEIVFTRGTTAGLNLLAIAANDVWIPEGGVVLVTEAEHHANILSWEIACQRRGSRIKTIAVDDAGLIDLHHLEALLKEGAHFVSIPHVSNVLGCIQPLREIAALVHSFGAYIAVDGAQGAAHLPLDVHAWDVDFYVFSSHKIYGPTGVGVLYGKKNLLEDMPPIEGGGDMVAVCNGTNSEYLPPPMKFEAGTPHIAGVLGLGAALDYLTALTPEFIYHQESILTTYMYEQLLTIPGICIFGPALNEARGALISMKIDGTHPLDLGVLLDLQGIAIRTGHQCAQPVMNRLNLGHVLRASVGIYNDESDINQFVFALGHAVKKIHR comes from the coding sequence GTGCAGTGTTTGAAAAAAGATTTTCCGATCTTTGCAGCTAAAGAAAAAGAACAGGAATCTTTTATTTATTTAGATTCTGCAGCTACAACACATAAACCTCAACAAGTTGTAGACGCTATTACAAATTTTTATACTACTTCTTATGCGACAATAAATCGCTCTGTCTACAGTTCCTCAAGAAACGTTACAGAAGAATTTACGCGTGTTCGTAGTAAAATACGGAAATGGATAGGTGCTGCTTACGATGATGAAATCGTATTTACCCGTGGGACAACAGCAGGATTAAACTTACTCGCCATTGCGGCTAATGATGTATGGATCCCTGAAGGGGGTGTCGTATTGGTTACTGAGGCAGAACATCATGCCAATATTTTATCTTGGGAAATTGCTTGCCAACGCCGTGGTTCTCGGATAAAGACAATAGCAGTGGATGATGCAGGCCTTATAGATCTTCATCATTTAGAAGCTCTTCTTAAAGAGGGTGCGCATTTTGTTAGTATTCCGCATGTAAGTAACGTTTTGGGCTGTATACAGCCTTTAAGAGAGATTGCTGCTTTAGTTCATTCTTTTGGAGCTTATATTGCTGTGGATGGTGCCCAGGGCGCGGCTCACCTTCCCCTTGATGTCCACGCATGGGATGTAGATTTTTATGTGTTTTCTTCTCATAAAATCTACGGTCCTACAGGTGTAGGTGTTCTCTATGGTAAGAAAAATTTATTAGAAGACATGCCTCCTATAGAAGGTGGCGGAGATATGGTTGCTGTTTGTAATGGCACAAATTCTGAATACTTGCCTCCACCTATGAAGTTTGAAGCAGGAACTCCTCATATTGCTGGTGTTTTAGGGTTGGGAGCTGCTTTAGATTACCTCACTGCTTTAACTCCTGAGTTTATCTATCACCAAGAATCTATATTAACGACTTATATGTATGAGCAGCTCTTAACAATTCCTGGTATATGCATTTTTGGACCCGCTTTAAATGAAGCACGCGGAGCTCTCATCAGTATGAAGATTGACGGCACGCATCCATTAGATCTGGGAGTTTTATTAGACCTTCAGGGGATAGCCATACGCACAGGACATCAATGTGCTCAACCTGTGATGAATCGTTTGAATCTCGGGCATGTTCTTAGAGCTTCAGTAGGAATATATAATGATGAAAGTGACATCAACCAGTTTGTTTTTGCTTTAGGTCATGCTGTAAAGAAAATTCATAGATAG
- a CDS encoding SufD family Fe-S cluster assembly protein, with amino-acid sequence MIASIENFASIASGSVQHKAATLCYNTHGNQEPFKDIFVAFSWIQELSDHPDRYSLTTGGSELIKQHWLSHNHSLAFECILINGKYEPSLSQLPEGVFIYPIHEASVSFSTFMHHLDVDAHPLAFLNAVCSDDQGVVIYVPENVEVTEPIFVRHITFPVVSEPRVIFSPRIVIILAQGASAEVQVSHHTQLENGVSISHAIINGATELFVAEDAELSLWMAPRYLAKETLSWSHIATVKQEGKCKIIQNFLDAPHGYGFFDNTCYMVDQGAYAEILVAIQSPKKTWVKNLMRHDAEQTTSRQDIKSILYSGHFLFEGGIYISPCGELSDAYQKHSTLLLNSSAQVSTYPRLEILADNVKASHGATIGPLDPKQIFYMRSRGMTEVEAQGKLVEGFLAQGLSYGTFFDLARQNT; translated from the coding sequence ATGATAGCTTCTATAGAAAATTTCGCTTCTATTGCTTCTGGATCGGTACAGCATAAAGCAGCAACACTCTGTTATAATACTCATGGGAACCAAGAACCATTTAAAGATATCTTTGTTGCGTTTTCTTGGATTCAAGAACTTTCAGATCATCCTGACCGTTATAGCCTGACTACTGGAGGTTCAGAACTTATAAAACAACATTGGTTATCCCATAATCATTCTCTAGCTTTTGAGTGTATTTTAATTAATGGAAAATATGAACCATCACTCTCTCAGTTGCCTGAAGGGGTTTTTATCTATCCTATTCATGAGGCGAGTGTTTCCTTTTCTACCTTTATGCATCATCTTGACGTCGATGCACATCCTTTAGCTTTTTTGAATGCTGTCTGCTCTGATGATCAGGGAGTGGTCATTTATGTCCCTGAAAATGTTGAGGTGACTGAACCTATCTTTGTGCGTCATATTACTTTTCCTGTGGTTTCTGAGCCTCGAGTTATTTTCTCTCCTAGAATTGTCATTATTTTGGCCCAGGGAGCTTCTGCTGAGGTGCAAGTTTCTCATCATACACAGTTAGAAAATGGAGTCTCCATAAGTCACGCAATTATTAATGGTGCTACGGAACTGTTTGTTGCTGAGGATGCTGAGCTTTCCCTGTGGATGGCTCCGCGGTATCTTGCTAAAGAGACCTTAAGTTGGTCGCATATTGCTACTGTAAAACAAGAAGGGAAGTGTAAGATCATTCAAAATTTTTTAGATGCTCCACACGGTTATGGTTTTTTTGACAACACATGTTATATGGTAGATCAGGGTGCGTATGCGGAAATTTTAGTTGCCATTCAATCTCCTAAGAAGACTTGGGTAAAAAATTTAATGCGTCATGACGCGGAACAAACAACATCACGTCAAGATATTAAATCCATTTTATATTCTGGACATTTCTTGTTTGAGGGGGGCATTTACATTTCTCCTTGTGGAGAGCTTTCAGATGCTTATCAAAAACATAGCACACTTTTATTGAATTCTTCCGCGCAAGTATCTACATATCCTCGTTTGGAAATCCTAGCGGATAACGTTAAGGCATCTCACGGTGCTACTATAGGACCTTTAGATCCAAAGCAAATATTTTATATGCGTTCGCGAGGCATGACTGAAGTGGAGGCACAGGGAAAGTTAGTAGAAGGTTTTCTTGCTCAAGGATTATCGTACGGTACTTTCTTTGATTTAGCGCGCCAAAATACATGA
- the sufC gene encoding Fe-S cluster assembly ATPase SufC, giving the protein MLRIENLHVSCGDVKILDGLDVHIQPGELHVIMGPNGAGKSTLAKVLSGDESVTIYSGRVMLEEQDVLVMLPEERARAGLFIGFQLPPEIPGVNNKLFLCDTYNACRRANQEENISINEFDTLLSTMLETYEFKDVDLFLDRNVNEGFSGGEKKKNEIWQMLTLEPKMVFLDEPDSGLDVDALRFMCKILAKYRELHSTSSMCIVTHNPKLGSLIQPDVVHVLLDGSIVLSDDVSLMHQLEERSYQEVLGCRIWR; this is encoded by the coding sequence ATGTTAAGAATAGAAAACTTACATGTAAGCTGTGGTGATGTAAAAATTTTAGATGGTTTGGATGTGCATATTCAGCCTGGAGAATTGCATGTTATTATGGGACCCAATGGAGCCGGAAAATCTACTCTTGCTAAAGTTTTATCCGGAGATGAAAGCGTGACTATATATTCAGGTCGCGTTATGTTAGAGGAGCAGGATGTCCTTGTCATGTTGCCAGAGGAAAGAGCACGCGCAGGATTATTTATTGGGTTTCAACTTCCACCTGAGATTCCTGGAGTGAACAATAAATTATTTTTGTGTGATACTTATAATGCTTGTCGACGTGCTAACCAGGAAGAAAATATTTCCATTAATGAATTTGATACACTTCTTTCCACAATGCTAGAAACATATGAATTTAAAGACGTAGATCTTTTTTTAGATAGAAATGTAAACGAAGGTTTTTCTGGAGGAGAAAAAAAGAAAAACGAAATTTGGCAGATGCTTACCCTAGAACCTAAAATGGTGTTCTTAGATGAACCTGATTCTGGTTTAGATGTGGATGCCTTACGCTTTATGTGCAAAATTTTAGCAAAATATCGTGAATTGCATTCTACAAGTTCTATGTGCATTGTTACTCACAATCCTAAATTAGGAAGTCTGATTCAGCCTGATGTTGTCCATGTTCTTTTAGATGGAAGTATTGTTCTTTCAGATGATGTCTCATTGATGCATCAATTAGAAGAAAGAAGCTATCAAGAGGTTTTAGGGTGTAGGATATGGAGATAA
- the sufB gene encoding Fe-S cluster assembly protein SufB, translating to MSQSIEVFLEERQEYPYGFVTPIESKSLSKGLSEETIKQIVCLRNEPQFILDFRLKAYQYWKKLQEPTWARLHYNPVNYDDIVYFSSPKQKKSLGRLEEADPEILATFKKLGLPLDEQKRLLNVDNVAMDLVFDSTSVGITFKETLDKAGVIFCSFKEAVQLHPDLVKKYLGSVVSYRDNFFAALNAAVFSDGSFVYVPKGVQCPMDISTYFRINNKEAGQFERTLIVVEDDGYVSYLEGCTAPAFSSNQLHAAVVELVAHNRSVIRYSTVQNWYAGDRKTGKGGVYNFVTKRGLCAGYRAKIAWSQVEVGSAITWKYPSCILKGEESIGEFYSIALTNGKMQADTGTKMIHVGRGTSSTIASKGISCDESQNTFRSLVSLGENAVHSANHTQCDSMLIGNACEAYTDPKILVKNALSSVEHEATTSKLREDQLLYLRSRGLSSEEAVSLVVHGFCREIIEQLPLEFAQEASKLLFIKLENSVG from the coding sequence ATGAGCCAATCAATAGAAGTATTTTTAGAGGAAAGACAAGAATATCCGTACGGTTTTGTCACTCCTATAGAGTCTAAGAGTTTGAGTAAGGGCCTCAGTGAAGAAACTATTAAGCAGATTGTCTGTTTGCGCAATGAACCCCAATTTATTCTAGATTTTCGTTTAAAAGCGTATCAATATTGGAAAAAGTTGCAAGAGCCTACCTGGGCGCGTCTACATTATAATCCAGTGAATTATGACGATATTGTTTATTTTTCATCTCCCAAGCAAAAAAAATCTTTGGGACGTTTGGAAGAGGCGGATCCAGAGATTCTGGCTACTTTCAAAAAGTTGGGACTGCCTTTAGATGAGCAAAAGCGGCTACTGAATGTAGACAATGTCGCTATGGATTTGGTGTTTGATTCGACATCGGTAGGCATAACTTTTAAAGAGACATTGGATAAAGCTGGTGTGATTTTTTGTTCTTTTAAAGAAGCAGTTCAGTTGCATCCAGATTTAGTAAAGAAATATTTAGGTTCTGTAGTTTCTTATCGAGATAATTTTTTTGCAGCTTTGAATGCTGCGGTTTTTAGTGACGGTTCCTTTGTTTATGTCCCCAAAGGTGTTCAGTGCCCTATGGACATTTCTACCTATTTTAGAATTAATAATAAGGAAGCTGGGCAGTTTGAGCGTACTTTGATTGTTGTTGAGGATGATGGGTACGTAAGTTATCTTGAGGGGTGTACTGCTCCCGCCTTTTCTTCAAATCAGTTACACGCTGCTGTTGTAGAGCTGGTGGCTCACAATCGTTCTGTGATACGGTATTCTACAGTGCAGAATTGGTATGCAGGAGATAGGAAAACAGGAAAAGGTGGAGTGTATAATTTTGTAACTAAGCGCGGTTTGTGTGCGGGATATCGAGCGAAAATAGCGTGGTCACAGGTTGAAGTTGGCTCCGCGATTACCTGGAAATATCCAAGTTGTATCTTGAAAGGTGAGGAAAGTATTGGAGAGTTTTACTCTATAGCATTAACGAATGGTAAAATGCAGGCGGACACAGGGACAAAGATGATTCATGTAGGGAGAGGGACTTCGTCAACAATAGCATCGAAAGGAATTTCTTGTGACGAGTCTCAGAATACCTTCAGAAGTTTGGTTTCTCTGGGAGAGAATGCTGTTCATAGTGCGAATCATACTCAATGTGATTCTATGCTGATTGGGAACGCTTGCGAAGCGTATACAGATCCGAAAATTCTTGTAAAAAATGCTTTATCTTCAGTGGAACATGAAGCAACGACTTCAAAATTACGTGAAGATCAGCTACTATATTTGCGTAGTCGTGGATTGAGTTCTGAAGAGGCTGTAAGTTTGGTTGTTCATGGTTTTTGTCGGGAAATTATAGAACAGTTGCCTTTAGAATTTGCTCAGGAAGCATCGAAATTATTGTTTATTAAATTAGAAAATAGCGTGGGATAA